From Phragmites australis chromosome 5, lpPhrAust1.1, whole genome shotgun sequence, a single genomic window includes:
- the LOC133919667 gene encoding fatty acid desaturase DES2 has protein sequence MGAGGRMTEKEREKQELLGRAGGGAVVQRSPVDKPPFTLGQIKKAIPPHCFHRSVIKSFSYVVHDLIIVAGLLYFALVGIPALPSVLHFAAWPLYWVAQGCVCTGVWVIAHECGHHAFSDYSLLDDIVGLVLHSSLLVPYFSWKYSHRRHHSNTGSLERDEVFVPKKKEALPWYTPYVYNNPIGRLVHIVVQLTLGWPLYLAMNASGRPYPRFACHYDPYGPIYNDRERAQIFISDAGVMAVSFALYKIAAAFGFWWVLRVYAVPLLIVNAWLVLITYLQHTHPALPHYDSSEWDWLRGALATMDRDYGILNRVFHNITDTHVAHHLFSTMPHYHAMEATKAIKPILGEYYQFDPTPVAKATWREAKECIYVEPEDRKGVFWYNNKF, from the coding sequence ATGGGTGCCGGCGGCAGGATGACGGAGAAGGAGCGGGAGAAGCAGGAGCTGCTTGGCCGTGCCGGCGGCGGTGCGGTAGTGCAGCGATCACCGGTGGACAAGCCCCCGTTCACGCTGGGGCAGATCAAGAAGGCTATCCCGCCGCACTGCTTCCATCGCTCGGTGATAAAGTCCTTCTCCTATGTGGTCCATGACCTCATCATTGTCGCGGGCCTCCTGTACTTCGCGCTGGTCGGCATCCCCGCCCTTCCGAGTGTGCTCCACTTCGCCGCCTGGCCGCTCTACTGGGTCGCACAGGGCTGCGTGTGCACCGGCGTGTGGGTCATCGCGCACGAGTGCGGGCACCACGCCTTCTCGGACTACTCTCTTCTCGACGACATCGTGGGCTTGGTGCTGCACTCGTCGCTGCTCGTGCCGTACTTCTCGTGGAAGTACAGCCACCGGCGCCACCACTCCAACACCGGCTCCCTGGAGCGCGACGAGGTGTTCGTCCCGAAGAAGAAGGAGGCGCTTCCGTGGTACACCCCGTACGTGTACAACAACCCCATCGGCCGGCTGGTGCACATCGTCGTGCAACTCACCCTTGGGTGGCCGCTGTACCTGGCGATGAACGCCTCTGGCCGTCCGTACCCGCGCTTCGCGTGCCACTACGACCCCTACGGCCCGATCTACAACGACCGGGAGCGCGCCCAGATCTTCATCTCGGACGCCGGCGTCATGGCCGTGTCGTTCGCCCTGTACAAGATTGCGGCGGCGTTCGGGTTCTGGTGGGTGTTGCGAGTCTACGCCGTGCCATTGTTGATCGTGAACGCGTGGTTGGTGCTCATCACCTACCTGCAGCACACCCACCCGGCGCTCCCCCACTACGACTCGAGCGAGTGGGACTGGCTTCGCGGGGCGCTGGCCACCATGGACCGCGACTACGGCATCCTCAACCGCGTGTTCCACAACATCACGGACACGCACGTTGCGCACCACCTCTTCTCCACCATGCCGCACTACCACGCCATGGAGGCCACCAAGGCGATCAAGCCCATCCTGGGCGAGTACTACCAGTTCGACCCCACGCCCGTCGCCAAGGCGACCTGGCGCGAGGCCAAGGAGTGCATTTACGTCGAGCCCGAGGACCGCAAGGGCGTCTTTTGGTACAACAACAAGTTCTAG